TCATGCGTTCGAACAAAATGGAGCGACATTTTATCACCAAAGCGGTCCGTATAGAGTGTAACGGCTCGAAAAAGTGAGGAGGCAATATAGTTTTCAAAACGGTTTGTTTGAGCTGCTCTCCAGTCAGTGGGGTACCATTTCTTTTCTTTTTTATAGCCGCGTTTCAATTTTTTGAAATAGGGAGAAACCGGGAAGACTAATTGAACTCGATTGAGCATTTCCAGCCAGCGCTTGATGCTTGCATGTGTTGTCTCCAAATCGTTTGCAAGATTTCGATAGCTGACTGGATTTCCAATGCCGGGCTGCAAGAGGTCTAGCAGCTTTTCGATTTTGTCTATTTCAAGGACTTTTGACAAATCCCTTAAGTCCTCTTGAATGATGAGATCGACATGATTGTTTGACCAGCGCTTCCAAAACTCCTCTCTTCCGGAAAAGAATGGTTCTGGAAAACCGCCAAGATCCAAAAGGGTCTTGAAGGCCTCTCCATCGGGTTCCTCTGCGGCTCTCAGAATGATCTCTTCGGGGTTTTTTGGTAGGGCAAAATTGTTCTCTTTGAAGTCAGGCAGATTTAAGGGAAAGAGTCGTGTATGAAAATAGCGACCAACCAGAGAATCACCACTTTTACGAAAAGTCTCAAGCCGTGCGCTTCCTGTGATGACAAATCGATAACGATCTTTGTGAACGTCATAGAGGCCTTTTAAAATATCTTTCCATTGAGGGCGCTTGTGGATCTCATCAAAACAGATCCATTCCGAGTGAGCGCCAACAAAAAAATCAGAATTTTTGTGATAAGCGAGTCGGACTTTTCGATCATCCCAATTAAAGTAGGCCTCTTTTTGAGTGCAGAGGTTCTGGGTCACAAGAGTTGTTTTCCCGACTTGGCGGGGTCCTGAGAGGAAAAGCATTCGTTGGCCTAACCAATCTTTCGTGGTCCAAAAATGCTCGATGGTTCTAAATTGTTCGTGGGGGGAGCTCATATAACCCATTTTACGCGTAAAATGGGTTGTCAGCAAGCCAAATCACAATGCTTAAAACTCAAACCGGAGCTTGAGTTGACGAACCGCCTTCGCCTCGTCAAGGCGGCGCCATGGGGTCGTATGGGGGGCCTTCAGGAGGAGTGAAGGATTTTCCTGTGCCTCCCGCGCAATTGCGATCATCGCGTCACAGAACTGGTCAAGGGTCTCTTTCGATTCGGTCTCTGTCGGTTCGATCATGAGGGCGCCGATCACGATTAAGGGGAAATAGATTGTCGGTGGATGAAAACCATAATCAAGGAGACGTTTTGCGATGTCCATTGTTGAGACACCGGTCTCCTTCTGTTTTTTATCCGTAAAGACGACCTCGTGGAGGGAACGCTCCGAAAAGGGGAGGTGATAGTAAGACTCCAGACTGGCACGGAGATAGTTGGCGTTCAGGACAGCCAATTCGGCGACCTGCTTCAAGCCTTCGGGCCCCATCTCCCGGATGTAGGTGTAGGCCCGGACCAACATGGAAAAATTTCCGAAAAAGGCACGCACCCGGCCGATCGACCGAGGGCGGTTATAATCGAGGACGTATTGTTCCTCCTTTTGGGTAATTCTCGGAATTGGCAGGAATGGTTCGAGATTTTTTTTAACGGCGACTGGTCCTGAACCGGGTCCACCACCTCCATGAGGGGTCGTGAAGGTTTTATGAAGGTTGTATTGAATCAGATCGACCCCAAGGTCGCCGGGACGGCACTTTCCAAGGATCGCGTTCATATTTGCGCCATCACCGTAGACCAAACCTCCTTTTGTATGGACAATCTCACAGAGTTCCCGGATGTCTGATTCGAAAAGTCCGAGTGTACTCGGATTCGTCAACATGAGCGCTGCGACATCGTCATTCATATGTTCCTTGACGACCTCAGGACGCAATCGACCCTCCCGATCTGTCTTCAGTGGGACGACCTTGTAGCTTCCCATCGCGCAGGAGGCCGGATTAGTGCCATGAGCGGAATCGGGAATTAAAATAGTGGTGCGTGGATTTCCCCTTGTCTTATGACAGGCACGGATCGTCAGAATACCCGTCAACTCTCCATGGGCCCCTGCGGCCGGTTGGAGCGTCACGGCATCCATCCCGCTAATTTCAGCGAGCATCTGCTCCAACTCATACATCAATTGAAGGGCCCCCTGGATTGTTTCATCCGGCTGATAAGGGTGGGCATGGGCAAAGCCGGCATAACGGGCCACTTCTTCATTGATCCTCGGGTTGTGTTTCATAGTGCAGGAGCCGAGGGGGTAGAAATGGGTATCGATAGAGAAATTTAATTGGGAAAGCCGGCTAAAATGACGGACGACATCCGGTTCGGAGACCTCCGGAAGCCTTGCCGGTTTCTGACGAAGCAAAGAAGAAGGAGGAGAATCAAAGCGGTTTCTCTTGGGAAGTGAATGCCCCTCTCTTCCGTCGCGGGAACGCTCAAAAATCAGGGGTTCTGTCGGTGTCACAGGTTCTCCAACGCCCTGACGAGGCGGTCTCTATCATCGTCCGAATTCATTTCCGTCGTACAGATCAGAAGACTGTTTTCCAATTCGGGGTACAAGGCATCGAGCGGAACCCCTCCCAGAATTTTTTCTTTCTGAAGTTTTTTCAAAACGCCGCTGGTCACCTTGGGGAGGCGAATCACAAACTCGTTGAAGTGGGTCGATTCAAAAGGGCTGGAAAGGTTCGCTATTTTTTTGATTCTCTC
This is a stretch of genomic DNA from Deltaproteobacteria bacterium. It encodes these proteins:
- a CDS encoding ATP-binding protein yields the protein MLFLSGPRQVGKTTLVTQNLCTQKEAYFNWDDRKVRLAYHKNSDFFVGAHSEWICFDEIHKRPQWKDILKGLYDVHKDRYRFVITGSARLETFRKSGDSLVGRYFHTRLFPLNLPDFKENNFALPKNPEEIILRAAEEPDGEAFKTLLDLGGFPEPFFSGREEFWKRWSNNHVDLIIQEDLRDLSKVLEIDKIEKLLDLLQPGIGNPVSYRNLANDLETTHASIKRWLEMLNRVQLVFPVSPYFKKLKRGYKKEKKWYPTDWRAAQTNRFENYIASSLFRAVTLYTDRFGDKMSLHFVRTHDGTEVDFLICREEKPWLLIESKEGTPDISSACYRFSHLFQVPCVIVTQKKNFFKKVIGPEKQTIYCLSWSKLGPLLP
- the gcvPB gene encoding aminomethyl-transferring glycine dehydrogenase subunit GcvPB, coding for MTPTEPLIFERSRDGREGHSLPKRNRFDSPPSSLLRQKPARLPEVSEPDVVRHFSRLSQLNFSIDTHFYPLGSCTMKHNPRINEEVARYAGFAHAHPYQPDETIQGALQLMYELEQMLAEISGMDAVTLQPAAGAHGELTGILTIRACHKTRGNPRTTILIPDSAHGTNPASCAMGSYKVVPLKTDREGRLRPEVVKEHMNDDVAALMLTNPSTLGLFESDIRELCEIVHTKGGLVYGDGANMNAILGKCRPGDLGVDLIQYNLHKTFTTPHGGGGPGSGPVAVKKNLEPFLPIPRITQKEEQYVLDYNRPRSIGRVRAFFGNFSMLVRAYTYIREMGPEGLKQVAELAVLNANYLRASLESYYHLPFSERSLHEVVFTDKKQKETGVSTMDIAKRLLDYGFHPPTIYFPLIVIGALMIEPTETESKETLDQFCDAMIAIAREAQENPSLLLKAPHTTPWRRLDEAKAVRQLKLRFEF